Proteins found in one Leguminivora glycinivorella isolate SPB_JAAS2020 chromosome 22, LegGlyc_1.1, whole genome shotgun sequence genomic segment:
- the LOC125237806 gene encoding E3 ubiquitin-protein ligase MYLIP-like isoform X2, whose product MWLISQPNGVIQEVKAEPNAIGQQCLERLCEKLEIGAESDYFGLRVCPASGPSRWLNLRNPLDPHRIPGGRLDLRVKFWVPPHLLINEPTRHQFYLHAKLDLTEGRLVVADQEVARRIVAYIAQAETGDCDTEMPPIDIYAECDKIGPQGEKPEDHLEKIIEYHCEIAGMRASQAEYRLLKEISKLESFGEELFFCKPVTQFNNAHNLYSHLLYHAQQVEEPKTRDDQEIDGSGTVGCLATGQTGAGCGCRLSTCVGVGPHGIVVYRPACNGEQEIGVEKQSIPYTAIHRAQPMRRNFQLTYVTGEGHEATLHVKMATSGQAGAVYRAVTERHAFYCCETVRSDVTEQFIRDLKGTIASIFNDSTTLGRRYVFDIRRTCREVHDGARRAAHAADREPRPRRRDEGTDHKESRGRSRSGGSTLACRVCMDSAMDTLFLPCRHVVCCQECAPRCERCPLCRGEIEKTMHIFLPIEYQRSALLIDK is encoded by the exons TTATGCGAGAAGCTGGAGATTGGCGCCGAGTCAGACTACTTCGGGCTCCGCGTGTGCCCCGCCTCGGGGCCGAGTCGCTGGCTCAACCTGCGGAACCCACTCGACCCTCACCGCATTCCCGGCGGCCGTCTGGACCTCAGAGTCAAGTTCTGGGTCCCTCCCCATCTCCTGATCAACGAGCCCACCCGCCACCAGTTCTATCTCCACGCCAAACTGGACCTTACTGAAGGCAGACTTGTAGTCGCCGATCAAGAAGTAGCCAGAAGAATTGTAGCCTACATAGCGCAAGCTGAGACTGGCGACTGCGACACAGAAATGCCTCCAATTGATATTTACGCTGAATGCGACAAAATCGGACCTCAAGGCGAGAAGCCTGAGGATCATTTGGAGAAAATCATCGAATACCACTGTGAGATAGCGGGCATGCGCGCCTCGCAGGCGGAGTACAGGCTTCTTAAAGAAATTTCGAAGCTGGAGTCGTTCGGAGAGGAGCTGTTCTTCTGCAAGCCAGTGACGCAGTTCAATAACGCTCACAACCTGTACAGTCACCTGCTGTACCACGCTCAGCAGGTCGAGGAGCCTAAGACAAGGGACGATCAGGAGATAGACGGGAGCGGGACGGTCGGTTGCCTAGCGACGGGGCAGACTGGCGCGGGTTGTGGATGCAGGCTTAGCACGTGTGTGGGTGTGGGCCCACATGGCATTGTGGTCTATCGCCCCGCCTGCAATGGCGAACAGGAGATCGGAGTTGAAAAGCAAAG CATCCCGTACACAGCAATACACCGCGCGCAGCCGATGCGTCGCAACTTCCAGCTGACATACGTCACAGGAGAGGGCCACGAGGCCACGCTTCACGTCAAGATGGCGACCTCAGGGCAGGCGGGAGCAGTGTACCGGGCTGTCACCGAGCGACACGCGTTCTACTGCTGCGAGACagtgaggagtgacgtcacggagCAGTTCATTAGAGATCTGAAG GGCACAATAGCGTCGATCTTCAACGACTCGACGACGCTAGGACGGCGCTACGTGTTCGACATCCGGCGCACGTGCCGCGAGGTGCACGacggcgcgcgccgcgccgcgcacGCCGCCGACCGCGAGCCGCGCCCGCGCAGGCGGGACGAGGGGACTGACCACAAG GAGTCCCGTGGCCGCTCGCGCAGCGGCGGCTCAACCCTCGCCTGCCGAGTGTGTATGGACAGCGCCATGGACACGCTTTTCCTGCCCTGCCGACACGTCGTCTGCTGCCAAGAATGCGCACCTAG GTGCGAGCGTTGCCCTCTCTGCCGCGGTGAAATCGAGAAGACTATGCACATCTTCCTGCCAATCGAGTACCAGAGGAGCGCCCTGCTCATTGACAAATGA
- the LOC125237806 gene encoding E3 ubiquitin-protein ligase MYLIP-like isoform X1, whose translation MCLICRYFFIHVSSSPCCFSTIIGNGINRAPCQKLCEKLEIGAESDYFGLRVCPASGPSRWLNLRNPLDPHRIPGGRLDLRVKFWVPPHLLINEPTRHQFYLHAKLDLTEGRLVVADQEVARRIVAYIAQAETGDCDTEMPPIDIYAECDKIGPQGEKPEDHLEKIIEYHCEIAGMRASQAEYRLLKEISKLESFGEELFFCKPVTQFNNAHNLYSHLLYHAQQVEEPKTRDDQEIDGSGTVGCLATGQTGAGCGCRLSTCVGVGPHGIVVYRPACNGEQEIGVEKQSIPYTAIHRAQPMRRNFQLTYVTGEGHEATLHVKMATSGQAGAVYRAVTERHAFYCCETVRSDVTEQFIRDLKGTIASIFNDSTTLGRRYVFDIRRTCREVHDGARRAAHAADREPRPRRRDEGTDHKESRGRSRSGGSTLACRVCMDSAMDTLFLPCRHVVCCQECAPRCERCPLCRGEIEKTMHIFLPIEYQRSALLIDK comes from the exons ATGTGTTTaatttgtaggtatttttttattcacGTGTCTTCGTCGCCATGTTGTTTTTCGACCATTATTGGAAACGGCATTAATCGGGCGCCATGTCAAAAG TTATGCGAGAAGCTGGAGATTGGCGCCGAGTCAGACTACTTCGGGCTCCGCGTGTGCCCCGCCTCGGGGCCGAGTCGCTGGCTCAACCTGCGGAACCCACTCGACCCTCACCGCATTCCCGGCGGCCGTCTGGACCTCAGAGTCAAGTTCTGGGTCCCTCCCCATCTCCTGATCAACGAGCCCACCCGCCACCAGTTCTATCTCCACGCCAAACTGGACCTTACTGAAGGCAGACTTGTAGTCGCCGATCAAGAAGTAGCCAGAAGAATTGTAGCCTACATAGCGCAAGCTGAGACTGGCGACTGCGACACAGAAATGCCTCCAATTGATATTTACGCTGAATGCGACAAAATCGGACCTCAAGGCGAGAAGCCTGAGGATCATTTGGAGAAAATCATCGAATACCACTGTGAGATAGCGGGCATGCGCGCCTCGCAGGCGGAGTACAGGCTTCTTAAAGAAATTTCGAAGCTGGAGTCGTTCGGAGAGGAGCTGTTCTTCTGCAAGCCAGTGACGCAGTTCAATAACGCTCACAACCTGTACAGTCACCTGCTGTACCACGCTCAGCAGGTCGAGGAGCCTAAGACAAGGGACGATCAGGAGATAGACGGGAGCGGGACGGTCGGTTGCCTAGCGACGGGGCAGACTGGCGCGGGTTGTGGATGCAGGCTTAGCACGTGTGTGGGTGTGGGCCCACATGGCATTGTGGTCTATCGCCCCGCCTGCAATGGCGAACAGGAGATCGGAGTTGAAAAGCAAAG CATCCCGTACACAGCAATACACCGCGCGCAGCCGATGCGTCGCAACTTCCAGCTGACATACGTCACAGGAGAGGGCCACGAGGCCACGCTTCACGTCAAGATGGCGACCTCAGGGCAGGCGGGAGCAGTGTACCGGGCTGTCACCGAGCGACACGCGTTCTACTGCTGCGAGACagtgaggagtgacgtcacggagCAGTTCATTAGAGATCTGAAG GGCACAATAGCGTCGATCTTCAACGACTCGACGACGCTAGGACGGCGCTACGTGTTCGACATCCGGCGCACGTGCCGCGAGGTGCACGacggcgcgcgccgcgccgcgcacGCCGCCGACCGCGAGCCGCGCCCGCGCAGGCGGGACGAGGGGACTGACCACAAG GAGTCCCGTGGCCGCTCGCGCAGCGGCGGCTCAACCCTCGCCTGCCGAGTGTGTATGGACAGCGCCATGGACACGCTTTTCCTGCCCTGCCGACACGTCGTCTGCTGCCAAGAATGCGCACCTAG GTGCGAGCGTTGCCCTCTCTGCCGCGGTGAAATCGAGAAGACTATGCACATCTTCCTGCCAATCGAGTACCAGAGGAGCGCCCTGCTCATTGACAAATGA